A single Kribbella aluminosa DNA region contains:
- a CDS encoding cysteine desulfurase-like protein, with protein sequence MSAFDVIAVRKQFPALEEGAAHFDGPGGSQTPQPVADAVAKTLTSALANRGRLTPAERRADGIVVGAREAMADLLGTTAQGVVFGRSMTQLTYDFSRTLAKTWTAGDEVIVSRLDHDANVRPWVQAAEAAGATIKWLGFDPETSELDDIGPLLTDRTRLVAVTAASNLLGTRPDTERIADQVHAAGALIYVDGVHLTAHAPIDARYADFYACSPYKFFGPHLGVLTAAAGLLETLEPDKLLPSTNVVPERFEFGTLPYELLAGTTAAVDFIAGLGGSGSTRRERLVDSLRLVEEHEDALRDDLEAGLAAIPGVTLYGHAANRTPTLLFTLDGHTPAEVAEHLAAAGVNAPAGSFYAYEPAKQLGLGPDGAVRAGLAPYNDQSDVDRLIAALTTLRGTN encoded by the coding sequence ATGAGTGCCTTCGACGTGATCGCCGTCCGGAAACAGTTCCCAGCGCTCGAGGAGGGCGCCGCGCATTTCGACGGGCCGGGCGGTTCGCAGACCCCGCAACCGGTCGCCGACGCTGTCGCGAAGACCCTGACCTCGGCGCTCGCGAACCGCGGCCGGCTGACCCCCGCCGAGCGGCGCGCGGACGGGATCGTCGTCGGCGCCCGCGAGGCGATGGCCGACCTGCTCGGTACCACCGCGCAGGGGGTCGTTTTCGGCCGCAGCATGACCCAGCTGACGTACGACTTCTCCCGGACGCTCGCCAAGACCTGGACCGCCGGTGACGAGGTGATCGTCAGCCGCCTGGATCACGACGCGAACGTCCGCCCGTGGGTGCAGGCCGCCGAGGCCGCGGGTGCGACCATCAAGTGGCTCGGATTCGACCCGGAGACGTCCGAGCTCGACGACATCGGCCCGCTGCTCACCGACCGGACCCGGCTGGTCGCGGTCACCGCCGCCTCGAACCTCCTCGGCACCCGCCCCGACACCGAGCGGATCGCCGACCAGGTCCACGCGGCCGGCGCCCTGATCTACGTCGACGGCGTGCACCTGACCGCGCACGCGCCGATCGACGCGCGGTACGCCGACTTCTACGCCTGCTCGCCGTACAAGTTCTTCGGCCCGCACCTCGGCGTACTGACCGCCGCGGCCGGGCTCCTGGAGACGTTGGAGCCGGACAAGCTGCTGCCGTCGACGAACGTCGTACCGGAGCGGTTCGAGTTCGGGACGCTGCCGTACGAGTTGCTTGCCGGTACGACGGCCGCGGTCGACTTCATCGCCGGACTGGGCGGCTCCGGCAGCACCCGCCGCGAGCGGCTCGTCGACTCGCTCCGCCTGGTCGAGGAGCACGAGGACGCGCTCCGCGACGACCTCGAGGCCGGGCTCGCGGCGATCCCCGGTGTCACGCTGTACGGCCACGCCGCGAATCGCACGCCGACCCTGCTGTTCACCCTCGACGGCCACACCCCGGCGGAAGTCGCCGAGCACCTGGCGGCGGCGGGTGTGAACGCCCCGGCGGGTTCGTTCTACGCTTACGAGCCGGCCAAGCAGCTCGGCCTCGGCCCGGACGGCGCGGTCCGCGCCGGCCTCGCGCCGTACAACGACCAGTCCGACGTCGACCGCTTGATCGCCGCCTTGACCACCCTGAGAGGCACTAACTAA